The following proteins come from a genomic window of Streptomyces liliiviolaceus:
- a CDS encoding acyl-CoA dehydrogenase family protein, translating to MDHRLSPELDELRRTVADFAHDVVAPKIGDFYERHEFPYEIVREMGRMGLFGLPFPEEHGGMGGDYLALGIVLEELARVDSSVAITLEAGVSLGAMPIHLFGTPEQKAEWLPRLCSGELLGAFGLTEPDGGSDAGATRTTARLDETTDEWVINGSKCFITNSGTDITGLVTVTAVTGRKPDGGPLISSIIVPSGTPGFTVAAPYSKVGWNASDTRELSFADVRVPAANLLGAEGRGYAQFLRILDEGRIAIAALATGLAQGCVDESVKYAKERHAFGRPIGANQAIQFKIADMEMRAHTARLAWRDAASRLVAGEPFKKEAALAKLHSSTIAVDNARDATQIHGGYGFMNEYPVARMWRDSKILEIGEGTSEVQRMLIARELGLTG from the coding sequence CTGGACCACCGCCTCTCCCCGGAACTGGACGAACTCCGGCGCACGGTCGCCGACTTCGCCCACGACGTCGTGGCGCCGAAGATCGGCGACTTCTACGAGCGGCATGAGTTCCCGTACGAGATCGTCCGCGAGATGGGCCGCATGGGCCTGTTCGGGCTGCCGTTCCCGGAGGAGCACGGCGGCATGGGCGGCGACTATCTGGCGCTGGGCATCGTCCTCGAAGAACTGGCGCGCGTCGACTCGTCGGTGGCGATCACCCTGGAGGCGGGGGTGTCGCTGGGCGCGATGCCGATCCACCTCTTCGGGACGCCGGAGCAGAAAGCGGAGTGGCTGCCCCGCCTCTGCTCGGGCGAACTGCTCGGCGCGTTCGGCCTGACCGAGCCGGACGGCGGCTCGGACGCGGGCGCGACGCGTACGACGGCCCGCCTGGACGAGACGACGGACGAATGGGTGATCAACGGCTCCAAGTGCTTCATCACCAACTCGGGTACGGACATCACGGGCTTGGTGACGGTCACGGCGGTCACGGGCCGCAAGCCGGACGGCGGGCCCCTGATCTCCTCGATCATCGTCCCGTCCGGCACCCCGGGCTTCACGGTGGCGGCCCCCTACTCCAAGGTCGGCTGGAACGCCTCGGACACCCGCGAACTGTCCTTCGCGGACGTCCGCGTCCCGGCCGCGAACCTGCTCGGCGCCGAGGGCCGCGGCTACGCCCAGTTCCTCCGCATCCTGGACGAGGGCCGCATCGCGATCGCGGCCCTGGCGACGGGCCTGGCCCAGGGCTGCGTGGACGAGTCGGTGAAGTACGCGAAGGAACGGCACGCCTTCGGCCGCCCGATCGGCGCGAACCAGGCGATCCAGTTCAAGATCGCGGACATGGAGATGCGGGCCCACACGGCCCGCCTGGCCTGGCGCGACGCGGCCTCCCGCCTGGTCGCGGGCGAACCGTTCAAGAAGGAGGCGGCCCTGGCCAAACTCCACTCCTCCACGATCGCCGTCGACAACGCCCGCGACGCCACCCAGATCCACGGCGGCTACGGCTTCATGAACGAGTACCCGGTGGCCCGCATGTGGCGAGACTCCAAGATCCTGGAAATCGGCGAGGGCACGAGCGAGGTCCAACGCATGCTGATCGCCCGAGAACTGGGCCTGACGGGCTGA
- a CDS encoding hydroxymethylglutaryl-CoA lyase — translation MTTPELGLPMAVPAEGLPARVRIHEVGARDGLQNEKATVPTEIKAEFIHRLAAAGLTTIEATSFVHPKWVPQLADAEQLFPLVRELGAPDGTAALPVLVPNERGLDRALSLGASRIAVFASATESFAKANLNRTVDEALAMFEPVVARAKAQDAHVRGYLSMCFGDPWEGPVPLPQVVRVCRALRDMGCDELSLGDTIGVATPGHVTALLTALNEENIPTPSLAVHFHDTYGQALANTLAALQHGVTTVDASAGGLGGCPYAKSATGNLATEDLVWMLTGLGIDTGVDLGLLTATSVWMAEQLGRPSPSRTVRALSHKE, via the coding sequence ATGACGACCCCCGAACTCGGCCTGCCCATGGCCGTACCGGCCGAAGGCCTCCCCGCCAGGGTCCGTATCCACGAGGTCGGCGCCCGCGACGGCCTGCAGAACGAGAAGGCGACCGTCCCGACGGAGATCAAGGCGGAGTTCATCCACCGCCTCGCCGCCGCGGGCCTCACGACCATCGAGGCGACGAGCTTCGTCCACCCCAAGTGGGTGCCCCAACTGGCGGACGCGGAGCAGCTGTTCCCGCTCGTGAGGGAGCTAGGCGCCCCCGACGGCACGGCGGCGCTCCCCGTCCTCGTACCGAACGAACGGGGCCTGGACCGCGCCCTGTCCCTCGGCGCGTCCCGGATCGCGGTGTTCGCCAGCGCCACGGAGTCCTTCGCCAAGGCCAACCTCAACCGCACCGTCGACGAGGCGCTGGCGATGTTCGAGCCGGTGGTCGCCCGGGCCAAGGCGCAGGACGCCCACGTGCGCGGCTACCTCTCCATGTGCTTCGGCGACCCGTGGGAGGGCCCGGTGCCGCTCCCGCAGGTCGTACGCGTCTGCCGGGCCCTGCGCGACATGGGCTGCGACGAGTTGAGCCTCGGCGACACGATCGGCGTGGCGACCCCGGGCCACGTGACCGCGCTGCTCACCGCGCTGAACGAGGAGAACATCCCCACGCCCTCCCTGGCCGTGCACTTCCACGACACGTACGGGCAGGCGCTCGCCAACACCCTGGCCGCGCTCCAGCACGGAGTGACGACCGTGGACGCGTCCGCGGGCGGCCTCGGCGGCTGCCCGTACGCGAAGAGCGCCACCGGCAACCTCGCCACCGAAGACCTCGTATGGATGCTGACGGGCCTCGGCATCGACACCGGGGTCGATCTCGGCCTCCTCACCGCCACCAGCGTGTGGATGGCCGAACAACTGGGCCGACCCAGCCCGTCCCGCACCGTCCGCGCCCTCTCCCACAAGGAGTGA